A genome region from Nocardia sp. NBC_00565 includes the following:
- a CDS encoding TetR/AcrR family transcriptional regulator, with product MDAEDRRATGDANAGRPAPSRAVRRRPRDRRAQIAAASAEAFGSFGYHGVSMEDIASRLDISSTALYRHYPSKYALFREEALRLAALSTEAVRLPDELHDRPATERLDHILNALITAAIANRRSAALLRWQNRYLDNADRQILIDHLITTDAAARALLAEIRPDLPDDDRAVLSAAAMSVIGSICDHHVSIPVRALAALVRAACEAVLACTLPAPGDDTESLGAKEVPLTFKHELLLVRAIELFHERGYPNVSVEDIANAAGLPASSAVYRFYRSKGDLLAAAFRRAADRVSAAIGPAIAASDSPEQALRTLIELYVRGSFAERALTFVYYAEISNVPPEDRTVLRNIQRLNVEEWAKLLIGVRPELSPAAARVLVHAALALVVDLGQWLGPDNPLCSRQRVIHLMQVILFGRPAH from the coding sequence ATGGATGCCGAGGATCGTCGCGCAACGGGGGACGCGAACGCAGGCCGCCCCGCACCGTCGCGTGCGGTGCGGCGCCGACCGCGCGACCGGCGCGCGCAGATCGCCGCCGCCTCCGCCGAGGCCTTCGGTTCCTTCGGCTATCACGGCGTCAGCATGGAGGACATCGCCTCCCGCCTCGATATCAGCTCCACCGCGCTCTATCGGCACTATCCCAGCAAATACGCGCTGTTCCGCGAGGAGGCGCTGCGTCTGGCCGCGCTGAGCACCGAGGCCGTGCGCCTGCCGGACGAACTGCACGACCGCCCCGCCACCGAACGCCTCGACCACATCCTCAACGCCCTCATCACGGCCGCCATCGCGAATCGGCGCAGCGCAGCGCTGCTGCGCTGGCAGAACCGCTACCTCGACAACGCCGATCGCCAGATCCTCATCGATCATCTGATCACCACCGATGCGGCAGCCCGCGCCCTGCTGGCCGAGATCCGACCGGACCTGCCCGACGACGATCGCGCGGTGCTCTCGGCCGCGGCGATGAGCGTGATCGGCAGCATCTGCGATCATCATGTGTCGATTCCGGTGCGCGCATTGGCGGCCCTGGTGCGCGCCGCCTGCGAGGCGGTGCTCGCGTGCACACTGCCCGCACCCGGTGACGACACCGAATCCCTTGGGGCGAAAGAGGTTCCGCTCACCTTCAAACACGAACTGCTGTTGGTGCGAGCGATCGAACTGTTCCACGAGCGCGGATATCCCAATGTGAGCGTGGAGGACATCGCCAATGCGGCCGGCCTGCCCGCCTCGTCGGCGGTGTACCGCTTCTACCGCAGCAAGGGCGATCTGCTCGCCGCGGCGTTTCGCCGTGCGGCGGACCGGGTTTCGGCGGCGATCGGACCCGCCATCGCGGCATCGGATAGTCCGGAGCAGGCGCTGCGGACCCTCATCGAGCTGTATGTGCGGGGCTCGTTCGCCGAGCGCGCGCTGACCTTCGTCTACTACGCGGAGATCAGCAATGTGCCGCCCGAGGATCGCACCGTATTGCGAAATATCCAGCGGCTCAATGTCGAAGAGTGGGCCAAGCTGCTCATCGGGGTCCGGCCGGAACTCTCACCGGCGGCGGCGCGGGTGCTCGTCCATGCCGCGCTGGCCCTGGTCGTCGACCTCGGTCAGTGGCTCGGGCCGGATAACCCGCTGTGCTCGCGGCAGCGGGTCATCCACCTGATGCAGGTCATCCTCTTCGGTCGCCCCGCGCACTGA